The following proteins come from a genomic window of Haemorhous mexicanus isolate bHaeMex1 chromosome 35 unlocalized genomic scaffold, bHaeMex1.pri SUPER_35_unloc_4, whole genome shotgun sequence:
- the EBP gene encoding 3-beta-hydroxysteroid-Delta(8),Delta(7)-isomerase yields METSAHPYWPRALALPGYVAGARPGWQCAGAVAAAAAALFALGWALGGTGGGAKGGAKRSPARRLVLGWFLVCAGIHGVLEGYFSLRHRELPADTGLLADVWKEYAKADSRYMTSDDFTVAMETVTAWAWGPLSFLTFLALLRQHPARYILQLVVSLGQLYGDILYFATEARAGWAHSDPHPFYFWGYFVGLNGLWVLVPALLLLDAGRELARAQRGHDRPRHKAH; encoded by the exons ATGGAGACGAGCGCGCACCCCTATTGGCCGCGCGCGCTGGCGTTGCCGGGATACGTGGCGGGCGCGCGGCCCGGCTGGCAGTGCGCAGgcgcggtggcggcggcggcggcggcgctgttcgcgctgggctgggccctgggcGGGACCGGGGGCGGGGCCAAGGGCGGGGCCAAGCGAAGCCCCGCCCGCCGGTTGGTCCTGGGCTGGTTCCTGGTGTGCGCCGGCATCCACGGGGTCCTGGAAGGGTATTTCAGCCTCCGGCACCGGGAGCTGCCCGCCGACACCGGGCTGCTGGCCGACGTCT GGAAGGAGTACGCCAAGGCCGACAGCCGCTACATGAC GAGCGATGACTTCACGGTTGCCATGGAGACGGTGACAGCCTGGGCCTGGGGTCCCCTGAGCTTCCTCACCTTCCTCGCCCTCCTGCGGCAGCACCCGGCCCGCTACATCCTGCAGCTCGTGGTGTCCCTGG gccagctGTACGGTGACATCCTGTACTTCGCCACGGAGGCGCGGGCGGGCTGGGCCCACAGCGACCCCCACCCCTTTTATTTCTGGGGTTACTTCGTGGGGCTCAACGGGCTCTGGGTGCTCGTGCCcgccctgctgctgctggacgCCGGCCGGGAGCTGGCCAGGGCCCAGCGCGGCCACGACCGGCCCCGCCACAAGGCCCACTGA